Proteins encoded together in one Penicillium digitatum chromosome 1, complete sequence window:
- a CDS encoding Integral membrane protein, putative: MVTMAISLVVRGTYQETPPAFQTRNQINPTLMMSWWATMFSLVIIVVRLCGRYIRVERFFAEDKVMMIAVMPLLIRMVLVHFVLVLGTNNTTTTGLSEKEISKRELGSKLVLAARIFYALFIWTAKVTVCEFLKRVTGLTWRRSTSFFLRFISFFLLSTLVAVVIATLAECQPFNHYWQVTPDPGPKCRTGHVNLITMGTCDVITDLLLVAIPVPIILMTQMPLKRRLALASLFCLSLILVAITSYRVPSVLQHRGSQPYRSLLASFEILAATAVSNVLVIGSFVRDRGVKKLKYKRAQGSASVSENIDKSFLRRNTVMQNQWGSDSELATGLCIRLDPDIYTIPGTSDGARVPKLPSTAPSSQPPSAVARTGTLDPTWSFSTTRRADDDRASATDSLGPKVTPREYLRTNESPREISPFSEMPRRVSFSDVGGLLTRPLLGSGPEHVRAQTTLSSPVESTQHRRGGGSRAFLEDLGIFGPSRAAYGLRSTLSGAPDLPFPASAFGNSRLLPMSGSTALTVDADVELHDVGGLLSRHDH; encoded by the exons ATGGTCACCATGGCCATTTCGCTAGTCGTGCGTGGCACTTATCAAGAGACCCCACCAGCCTTTCAGACCAGAAACCAGATCAACCCGACGCTCATGATGAGCTGGTGGGCTACTATGTTCTCCTTAGTGATCATCGTCGTGCGCCTCTGTGGTCGCTATATTCGTGTTGAGCGCTTTTTCGCCGAGGACAAGGTCATGATGATCGCTGTCATGCCCCTGTTGATTCGCATGGTCCTCGTGCATTTCGTTCTCGTTTTGGGGACtaataataccaccaccacagGCTTGTCAGAGAAGGAGATATCGAAGAGAGAGCTAGGTAGCAAGCTGGTTCTTGCTGCGCGTATCTTCTATGCCCTCTT CATCTGGACGGCTAAAGTGACAGTATGTGAATTCCTAAAGCGAGTCACAGGGCTTACCTGGCGCCGATCAACGAGTTTCTTCCTACGCTTtatctctttcttcctcttaTCAACCCTAGTCGCCGTGGTCATCGCAACCTTGGCGGAATGCCAACCCTTCAACCACTACTGGCAGGTCACCCCGGACCCAGGTCCAAAATGCCGTACCGGCCACGTCAATCTAATAACGATGGGCACCTGTGACGTGATCACCGACCTTCTACTCGTGGCCATCCCAGTCCCCATAATCCTCATGACTCAAATGCCTTTAAAGCGCCGTCTCGCCCTCGCATCCCTCTTCTGTCTATCTCTCATACTGGTCGCCATAACCTCCTACCGCGTCCCCTCCGTACTTCAACACAGAGGGTCCCAGCCATACCGCTCCTTACTCGCCTCCTTCGAAATCCTTGCCGCAACAGCGGTCTCAAATGTCCTAGTGATAGGCTCCTTCGTCCGAGACCGCGGCGTCAAGAAACTAAAATACAAACGCGCTCAAGGCTCAGCCTCCGTCTCAGAAAACATTGACAAATCTTTCCTACGCAGAAATACAGTCATGCAAAACCAATGGGGCTCAGACTCGGAACTAGCAACGGGTCTATGCATCCGTCTAGATCCAGACATCTACACAATCCCCGGTACTTCGGACGGAGCTCGTGTGCCCAAACTACCATCAACCGCCCCATCCTCTCAACCGCCATCAGCAGTTGCTCGCACAGGAACTCTAGATCCAACATGGTCATTTTCAACAACCCGTCGCGCAGATGACGACCGTGCCTCGGCGACAGACAGTCTCGGGCCAAAAGTCACGCCGCGTGAATACCTGCGCACAAACGAGTCCCCCCGGGAGATCTCGCCTTTCTCCGAGATGCCGCGTCGTGTGTCATTCTCGGATGTCGGTGGGTTGCTGACCAGACCACTGCTGGGGTCCGGGCCGGAACATGTGCGGGCCCAGACTACCTTGTCCTCACCCGTAGAGTCTACGCAGCATCGCAGAGGCGGCGGCAGCAGGGCCTTTTTGGAGGATTTGGGGATTTTCGGACCATCGCGAGCTGCGTATGGGCTACGGTCGACGCTTTCTGGTGCTCCGGATCTACCGTTTCCGGCGTCGGCTTTTGGGAATTCGCGTTTGCTTCCAATGTCTGGTTCGACGGCTTTGACTGTGGATGCTGATGTCGAGCTTCATGATGTTGGTGGGCTATTATCGCGACATGATCATTAA